The following proteins are encoded in a genomic region of Fibrobacter sp.:
- a CDS encoding translation initiation factor IF-3 has product MNRFRPSNRDGDTTRINNEIRSPRVRVVADNGEALGIMPISDALARAEDAGLDLVEIAPTADPPVCRIMDYGKFKYEKSKKAKEAKKKQHVMHLKEIKLHPKTDEHDFNFKIEHARKFLLKGDRVKATVVFRGREITHIDFGREILNRMDEKLADLAQVEIRAKMEGRNMISIYVPDKVKIKEALRKFEAERKKEENQKSEAE; this is encoded by the coding sequence ATTAACAGATTTCGTCCGTCAAACAGAGATGGAGACACAACACGGATCAATAACGAAATCAGGTCCCCGCGGGTCAGAGTAGTTGCGGATAATGGTGAAGCGCTTGGAATAATGCCGATCAGTGATGCATTGGCAAGAGCTGAAGATGCAGGGTTGGATCTGGTGGAGATTGCTCCCACTGCTGATCCCCCCGTATGCCGGATTATGGATTATGGCAAGTTTAAGTATGAGAAATCGAAAAAAGCCAAAGAGGCAAAGAAAAAACAGCATGTGATGCACCTGAAAGAGATCAAGCTGCATCCTAAAACAGATGAGCATGATTTCAATTTTAAAATAGAGCATGCGCGCAAGTTCCTGCTTAAGGGAGACCGAGTCAAGGCTACAGTAGTATTCAGGGGAAGAGAGATAACTCACATTGACTTTGGAAGAGAAATACTTAACCGCATGGATGAGAAGCTGGCTGACCTGGCTCAGGTTGAGATTAGAGCGAAAATGGAAGGAAGGAACATGATCTCTATCTATGTTCCGGATAAAGTAAAAATAAAAGAGGCTCTGCGGAAGTTTGAAGCGGAGCGTAAAAAAGAAGAAAATCAGAAGTCTGAAGCAGAGTAA
- the rplT gene encoding 50S ribosomal protein L20 gives MPRAKNRVASRAKRKKLLSQTAGNFGKRNNCYSIAKDTFLRAGVYAYRDRKQNKRNFRSLWIMRINAAARLNGMAYGKFISGLKAKGIELDRKSLAHLALHEPDAFKLLVETVKA, from the coding sequence ATGCCGAGGGCAAAGAATCGTGTAGCCTCACGTGCAAAACGTAAAAAATTACTCAGTCAGACCGCCGGTAATTTTGGCAAGAGGAATAATTGTTATTCCATCGCCAAGGATACCTTTTTAAGGGCCGGTGTTTATGCTTATCGTGATCGCAAACAGAACAAACGGAATTTCCGTTCACTCTGGATTATGCGTATCAATGCTGCGGCTCGACTGAACGGCATGGCTTATGGAAAGTTCATTTCCGGGCTGAAGGCAAAGGGAATCGAGCTGGACAGGAAGAGCCTGGCTCATCTCGCGCTCCATGAACCAGATGCTTTCAAACTGCTGGTAGAAACTGTAAAGGCCTGA
- the rpmI gene encoding 50S ribosomal protein L35, producing the protein MPKMKSRSAARKRFSLTADGHVKRKKAFKSHILNKKTRKRKRNLRKTTLVFEGMEKKFRRMIEV; encoded by the coding sequence ATGCCGAAGATGAAAAGCCGCAGTGCAGCTCGTAAACGTTTCAGTTTGACAGCTGATGGGCACGTTAAGAGAAAAAAAGCCTTCAAGAGCCATATTCTTAACAAGAAGACCAGAAAAAGGAAACGCAATTTGAGGAAGACCACTCTGGTGTTTGAAGGTATGGAAAAGAAATTTCGCAGAATGATTGAGGTTTAA
- the pheS gene encoding phenylalanine--tRNA ligase subunit alpha, which yields MSDSNGSNSAIQLIDKVRREAEAELKAVHDEATAEQFRIKYLGKKGLLRELLKSVREIPEDQRKSYGAAANQLRTEIEEKFELAHWGKKENKATEAFDPGLPGFPFPHGSIHPLIRIRNQIRDIFLSMGFTVAYGPEIESDYYNFEALNTPKHHPARDMQDTFYISESVLLRTQTSPVQIRVMEKQKPPIRSIMPGRVFRNEEISARSYCLFHQIEGLYVDEGVSFADLKGTLLAFSRRFFDEKTKIKIRPSFFPFTEPSVEIDVECFLCKGAGCSICKRSGWLEVLGAGMVHPNVFKSAGIDSEKYTGFAFGLGIERIALLKFGIDDIRLFYENDARFLKQF from the coding sequence ATGTCTGACAGCAACGGTTCAAACAGCGCGATCCAGTTAATTGATAAGGTCCGCCGTGAAGCCGAAGCGGAACTTAAGGCAGTACATGATGAAGCCACTGCAGAACAGTTCCGTATAAAGTATCTCGGTAAAAAAGGTCTTCTAAGGGAACTGCTTAAATCTGTCAGGGAGATTCCCGAAGATCAGCGCAAAAGCTACGGTGCAGCAGCAAACCAGCTTCGTACAGAGATAGAAGAGAAGTTTGAGCTTGCACACTGGGGAAAAAAGGAGAATAAAGCGACCGAGGCATTCGATCCCGGACTCCCTGGATTTCCTTTCCCGCATGGCAGTATTCATCCTCTGATTCGTATCCGCAACCAGATCAGAGATATTTTCCTCAGTATGGGTTTTACAGTCGCATACGGTCCCGAAATTGAGAGTGATTATTACAATTTCGAGGCTCTGAATACTCCAAAACATCATCCTGCCCGCGACATGCAGGATACTTTCTACATTTCCGAATCGGTACTCCTGCGCACACAAACATCACCGGTGCAGATCAGGGTAATGGAGAAGCAGAAACCGCCAATCCGAAGTATAATGCCCGGCCGGGTTTTCAGGAATGAAGAGATCAGTGCCCGCAGTTACTGCCTGTTTCATCAGATCGAAGGGCTTTATGTCGATGAAGGGGTAAGTTTTGCGGACCTTAAAGGGACTCTGCTTGCCTTTTCCAGAAGATTTTTCGATGAAAAAACAAAAATAAAGATCCGTCCCAGCTTTTTCCCTTTTACAGAACCGAGTGTAGAAATCGATGTCGAATGTTTTCTGTGTAAAGGGGCAGGATGCAGTATCTGTAAAAGGAGCGGGTGGCTGGAGGTGCTTGGAGCCGGTATGGTACATCCCAATGTATTTAAAAGTGCAGGGATTGACAGTGAAAAGTATACCGGATTTGCTTTTGGTCTGGGAATAGAAAGAATTGCACTTCTCAAGTTTGGTATCGATGATATCAGGCTTTTTTATGAGAATGACGCGCGGTTTCTGAAACAGTTCTGA